GCTGGGGAGGTAGGAACCTGGGTGAGTTAAAACCGACGGCCAGTTTTTCACAAGCAGGTGGTAGGGTCTTGCTTCTCTTGCAGGCTTCGTGCTCCAGGGCTCCAATGGCGAGTTCCCCTTCCTGACCAGCAGTGAGCGCCTGGAGGTGGTGAGCCGCGCACACCAGGCCCTGCCCAAGGACAAGCTCCTGCTGGCCGGCTCCGGCTGCGAGTGTGAGGCCTGAATGCCCGGGCCTGGCGGTGGCTGCATGTGGGGGGCTGGCTCCCTGGCCTGGAGCTGGGTTCAGTCTAGGTCTTGCTCTGTCTCTTCTGCGTCCCTCGCTTGCCTCGGTCCTAGTCTGGTCTTCTCCCTCCCGCCCTCGCCCACCATGGCCTGTAGGGAagacttctttcttcctcctgtaGCTACTCAGGCCACGGTGGAGATGACCGTGAGCATGGCCCAGGCTGGGGCTGACGCCGCCATGGTGGTGACCCCTTGCTACTATCGTGGCCGCATGAGCAGCGCCGCCCTCATTCACCACTACACCAAGGTGGGTTAAggtgggggtgtgggtttgaggCCTGGGCCCAGAGGAAGCTGGGTGGAGCAGAGATTCtgcccagggaggggaggggagaagcaaGGAGCAGAGTGGTGAGCTGACTTCCCATGAACAGCAgcttgggagaggggagggacacCACCAggtaccagctgtgtgaccgTGGGCAACTGACCTAACCCTGCTGTGTCACTCTTCCTGCCCTTCTCAAATGGGAGGAATAATGAATCTTCCTCCAGGGAGGATTAGATCAATCAAAACGAAAAGGACTTGGAGCTgttcctggcacatagcagtCTTAAGTGTCACCCAGGATCGGTGCTTCCAGTTGGGGTGCCCAGCTCTGTGGCTTCTCACCCAAGAGGTGGGCCAGCCCGGGCAGTCCTGCACTGCCCCAGGCTCCAGCTGCCTCAGGCCTGGAGCAGCGGCCCCTCTTCTCTGCATCCTCAGGTGGCTGACCTGTCTCCAATTCCTGTGGTGCTGCCCCCCCCTCTTCTCTGCGCCCTCAGGTGGCTGATCTGTCTCCAATTCCTGTGGTGCTGTACAGCGTCCCAGCCAACACGGGGCTGGACCTGCCCGTGGACGCAGTGGCCACGCTTTCCCAGCACCCCAATATTGTGGGCATCAAGGACAGCGGGGGTGACGTGAGTGGCAGTGGCCCTTAGCCGGGGactccttctcttctcctttgaTACCGACTTCAGGGCAGCTCTAGGACCTGCTTCAGTCCTGGGCTCTGGTGTGGGTTCCCTCTGTCCTCTGGGCTCTCTGGGGTTCGTCTGAATCAAGGGGGCATCTCTCTGGGACCTTGACTCTCATTCTCCCCCACTTgcccagcccccaacccccagccagGCAGGCAGCAGAGCCTGTGGGCCCAGCTCTCACACTAGCTTGGCCGTTATTACAGGTGACCAGGATTGGGCTGATTGTTCACAAGACCAGGAGTCAGGATTTCCAGGTGTTGGCCGGATCGGCTGGCTTCCTACTGGCCAGCTATGCCATAGGTAGGCCTCCTAGTCCTCTCAGACTGTGACAAGTGGTCATGATACAGGCAGCTGGGTTTTTCTGGGAAAGATGCTGAAGGCCAGGACTGTGTGGACAGGGGGTTTTTGCCAGCCTGCCTGCTGGGAAACCTCAGAGATATGCCTTACCACTTACTTATCTGAATAGTGGATGCTTCTAAGTGACCTTGTTAGGCAGAGGAGGGTGGCTGTGAACAATCCCCTGGCCTGTAGTGGAGATGCCTGCAGTTTGTTCTAAGTCCCAAGCTCCCTGCTTAGGTGACAAATTTAGCTCCTTTAATCTCACCTTGTAAATCATCCTCTAAGGGCAGAGGCCTTGGGGCGCTTCCCACCAGTCTGGGAGTGcattttcctctctccctgggccCAGGCCAGAATGAATTGTCAGGCCTGCAGGGTTGGCCTGGGGATCTTCAGCTGATTGATCAGACTCTGCTGCAGTCTAGGATCCTAGGAATGTTATCGTTTAGACCAAGTGCTCTTGTCTGCTTGGGGTCAAGGTCCCTGAGTTCAGACTGGATTTGGGCCCcggaggggaggggagcaccTGCTCCCATTAGCTAAAGCCCCAGTGATTTGAGATTTGAGTTACTTTTCCAGCGATGCAGGGGACAATGCTGCTTCATGTTCTCTCTGGTCTCTGCAGATTTTGGCTTGTGGTATATGTTCTGCATAACTCCCCTCTGACCTGTTACAGTCTCTAAAGGGGAGAGTTAGGGGAGACCCATTTATGCTTCCTTCCTGAGTGTGGTAGGTGGAAATAGCACTGGAGATCTAAGCTGGAATCTGAGCTCTGCCATTTATTCACTGACTACCACCGGGCAAGGTAaataacctctctgggcctgagtTCTTACTCGGCAAAGCAGAGAGATGTGAGGATTAGAGAGCATTGGCCCTGTGTCTGTCATAGCCCTTGACACAGTAGGTTTTTGATAAACAGCAGTTATATTCACTCATGAGAAATGCCCCCTCTCTCTCCAGTCTTGAGGCCACTCTGCTTTGAGTCACTCCTAACTAGCTTTGCAATCACACTAAACAGGCTGGCAGAAGTGGCAGAACTTCCAAGATCACAGCCAGCCTGTTTCCATTGCCCAGAGGAGAGCAAAGAGGACCAGCGAGTGTTAGATGACttgtccaagttcacacagcCAATGGGAGGAGATGCCGGGCCTCCTGACTAAGCCTAGGGCTCATTCTCCTCCCCCATGACTGTCCCAGGCTGAATTCATGGGGGGGAATACAGTTTCCATAGAGCAGAGGCTTCCCATCCATGCCATCCCCTTCCAGGGCTGATGAGTCAGGGGGCAATTGCAGGAGTGTGGAGGTGCCAACTGGCAGGTGGGACTTTACCGTGGGGGAAAGGGGGATGAGGGAAAGGAACCGTCCTTGAGTCAGCCTTCAGGCTCTGTTCCTTGCCCCTCAGCCTGTGGGATTCTATTTTGAATATGCTGGCAAGGTTCTCTCCGGAAATCTGTACTCCGTAAACTCACAGACCGTGTCTCAGATGTGGCTCACTGGTGGCCTAAAAATCCACAGCCTGACTCCCCAGAATGAAGAGGTGCTGGGGACCAAGATTTGGAATTCTCTTCGAGAAGAGGCTCTAGCTGATATTCTGCCTTTTACCCTGTGGCAGGAGCTGTGGGGGGCGTGTGTGCCCTGGCCAATGTCCTGGGGGCTCAGGTGTGCCAGCTGGAGAGACTCTGCCTCACAGGGCAATGGGAAGATGCCCAGAAACTGCAGCACCGCCTCATTGAGCCAAACACTGCGGTGAGCTCCCAGGCCATGGGCCCAGCGTGGGGGTGGTCTGTGTCCTTGTTGGAGCAGGAGCCAGTGCTGGCACAGGGGTCCCTCcttgttctctcctctttcagAAAGGCTTTTTAGAGAACATCCCAGTGTGGGAAACTCTTTGTGCCTCCTCAGAAAATCTTGACTTCAGACAAAGTCAAGCCCCGTTGGTTCTCAAACTTAAGTGTGCATTAGAATTCATTCAGGGAGCTGGTTAAAATTCTACTCCTTTAGACCCAGGAATAGTCACTGAGACAAACGTCCTAGGTGACTGTGACATAGGGAATCCTGGAACCGTACTTAGAGATACCCTGCCTAGAGAGAGGGAACCATGGGCCTTTATGTCAGCTTTATAAGGGGCCAGATCCTGAAAAATGGAATGACAGATTAATAAAGGCATGAGAAGCCTGGAGGTATTCAGAGCCCAGCTTTCCCAGGAGAGTCCTGTCTTCAAATAATCCATTCTGCAGTCAGATCGTGTACCCCAAGTCTGTGCTGGGCAAATCAAGGAGAAGAGGCAAGGAGGAATGCCGGTCAAGTGCAGGCAATGCTGTGCTGAGCATACTGGAAtctgaggcaaaaagaaaaacatgtgtcCTTGGAGACATGTCTTCATTTATactttaaattaaactttttactCTAGTATCACTGTGGATTCACATGATAAGAAACAATACATGGAGATTCCATCTACCCATTACCCTGTTTACCCCAATGGTAACATCTTACAAAACTATAGCACAATATCACAACCAGGATTTTGACTAACATATAgtcaagatatagaatatttccattaCCATAAGGATCTCTCCCCTGGCAGCCACAAATATGTTCATTTCTGTAATTTTATCAGTTCAAGAcggttatataaatggaataagaTCATCTAGAACCTTTtgaaatctgcttttttttttcattcagcgTAATTTTCTGGAGATTCATTCAAACACATGTAtcagttcttttttattattgaatgtgTCCAGAAACAGCTTTGTTTAACCATTTACCTGTTGAAGGATAGCTCGTTGttcccagtttggggctattaaaagctgctgtgaacatccatGAACAGATTTTAgtataagttttcattttttctgggaTAAATACAGAACTGGTGGGTTGTATAATGTTTGCATGCTTAGCGTTTTAAGAAACTGACCAACTTTTTTCCAGAGTAAGTGTaccattttgtatttttgttgttgttagttaagttgtgtccaactcttgtgacgctatggactgcagcctgccaggctcctatatcTGTGGGATTtcacaggaaagaatactggagtggattgtcatttccttctccaattttgtaTTTACATCAGTGTAAATGTATGAGTGACCCAGTTACTCTGTATCCTCGACAGCATTTGGTGTTGTggcttttttttcattctgatagGCATGttgtgacatctcattgtggctttaattgACAGTTTTCTGATGGCTCATGCTATTGAAACTcttataatgtatttatttgccatttatatgaaatgtctattTTTGTCTCTTACCCAATTTCCAACTGGATTTTTCTTTCCACTGTTGAGTTTTAGAAGTTCTTTATACCTTCTAGATACTAATCCTTTGTCAAAAATGTTGtctgcaaatatttctcccagtctgtagtttATCTTCTCATCCTCTTAACAGatcttttgcagagcaaaagttTTTCAATTTTAAGGAAGTCTAATTAtcaatatttacttttatgtttATGCCTTTGATGCAAGTCTAAGAATCTTTGCTTAGCACAAGACtgtgaagtttttcttttctttttcctaaaagttttatgttttacaagcctgtgacccattttgagttaatttttgtaaaacGTATGAGACTTAGAtcaaggttcattttttttttttcttttttggcctgtAGATATCCACTTACTCCAGCACCATCTGTTGAAAAGATGATCTTTCCTTTATTGAATTACTTTTGCACCTTTGTCAGAAATCAGCTGGGTGtatttgtgtgggtctatttctggattctctattcTCTCCATTGATCTATCCCTCTGCAGTATCACACAGACTTGATTATTGTAGGTGTAtaataaatcttgaaatcagCTAGACCGACTCTTCctactttgttcttttcttccccaAAACTGTTTTAACTAATCTAAATCTTTTGTCTtgcca
The Budorcas taxicolor isolate Tak-1 chromosome 23, Takin1.1, whole genome shotgun sequence genome window above contains:
- the HOGA1 gene encoding 4-hydroxy-2-oxoglutarate aldolase, mitochondrial, which produces MLVPRVWSSVRPGLSRVLSRTLGGWPSGEGRRMDLSGIYPPVTTPFTATAEVDYGKLEENLHKLGTFPFRGFVLQGSNGEFPFLTSSERLEVVSRAHQALPKDKLLLAGSGCESTQATVEMTVSMAQAGADAAMVVTPCYYRGRMSSAALIHHYTKVADLSPIPVVLYSVPANTGLDLPVDAVATLSQHPNIVGIKDSGGDVTRIGLIVHKTRSQDFQVLAGSAGFLLASYAIGAVGGVCALANVLGAQVCQLERLCLTGQWEDAQKLQHRLIEPNTAVTQRFGIPGLKKTMDWFGYYGGPCRSPLQELSPAQEEALRLDFASNGWL